Part of the Desulfolutivibrio sulfoxidireducens genome is shown below.
AAGCAGGGTCAAAAGCACGTCCATGTCGTCCTGGTCGGCCTCGGCGTGATTGGTGTAGCACGCGTCCGCCCCCATGGGCAGGCCCAACAGCTTGCCGCAAAAGACGTCCTCAAGTCCGGCCCGGATGATCTGCCTGCCGTCGTAGAGGTATTCCGGCCCGATGAACCCCACCACGGTGTTCACCAAAAGGGGGTCGAAGGCCCTGGCCACGCCGTAGGCCCGGGCCTCCAGGGTCTGCTGGTCCACGCCGTGGTGGGCGTCCGCGGACAGGGCCGAACCCTGGCCGGTCTCGAAATACATGACGTTTTGGCCCACGGTTCCCCGATGCAGCGACAGGGCCGCGTCCCGGGCCTCGGCCAGAAGCGACAGGTTCACCCCGAAACTGGCGTTGACGGCCTGGGTGCCGCCGATGGACTGGAACACCAGATCCACGGGCGCGCCCTGGCGCATGACCTCCAGGGTCGTGGTCACATGGGTGAGCACGCAGCTCTGGGTGGGGATGGCGTAGCGCTCCCGCAATTCCTCGAGCATGTTGAGCAGACGGACCACATTGGCCGGGCTGTCCGTGGCGGGATTGATGCCGATGCAGGCGTCGCCGCTGCCCATGACCAGCCCGTCGATGATCGAGGCCAGGATGCCCGAGGGATCGTCGGTGGGATGGTTGGGCTGCAACCGGGAGGCCATGCGGCCGGGCAGGCCGATGGTGGTACGCAACGCGGCCACGTTGTGGATCTTGGAGGCCACCAGGATCAAATCCTGGTTGCGCATGATCTTGGACACGGCCGCGACCATCTCCGGGGTCAGGCCCGGGGCCAGGGCGGCCAGGGACGCGGCGTCGGCGGCCTCAGAGAGAAGCCAGTCCCGGAACTGTCCGACGCTTAAGCCGGACACGGGTGAAAAGGCGACGCGGTCGTGGGTCTCCAGGATAAGCCGACTGACCTCGTCGACCTCGGGTGGGATCAGCGGGGATTCCAGAAAAACGTCCAAGGGCGTGTCGGCCAGGACGAACCGCGCCGCCACGCGCTCCGCCTCGCTCTCGGCGGCCAGACCGGCCAGGACGTCCCCGGATCGGAGGGGCGTGGCCTTGGCCAGAAGCCGGGCCAGATCCGGAAAGCGGTATCCCACGCCGCCGAGGGTGCGCGCATACATGGAAAAACGCCGTCTCCCCTATTTTACGGTCACGGTCACCCTGTCCGGCCTGGCCTCCACCAGTTCGCAGCCCTGGGGCATCTTGACCTGGTAGGGCATCTCGTGCCGGCCCACCTCCAGGCCCGGTTTGAGGTCGATGCGGGCCTCCACGGAATCCTCGAAGCTCTTGTCGTTTAAAAGCTGCACCGGCCCCTTGATGCGCAGGGACACGGTCTTGGGCGTCGCCTCCGCCCGCTCCGGGGGGAATATCCGCACCGGCACCCTGACCGTGGCCTCCCCCTGGCGGGGGGAGAAATGCAAGGTGACCACGGCCGAAAGCGGCGCGGCCTCGAGGCCCTCGGGCACGTCCAGGCTGACCCGGTCCTCCCAGACCGCCCCGGGCGCGGACCCGAAGGAGATGGCGTCGGTGCGGATGTTTTCCAGGGCGTTCACCTCTTTTTCGGCCCCGGTGACCCGCGCCGTCTCCGGACGGATCCGGGTCCCGGCCAGGACGTAGCCCTCGGGAACCGCGGCCCCCAGCACGGGCTTTATGGGCACGTCCCGGGAGATGCGCCGCTCCACGTCGAGTTCGATGCGCGAAGGGCGCACCTCCACCACGTCGAAGACCTTGGAAATGGGGATGTTGGCCGGATCCAGGCCGATGACGTTTTTCCCCGGGGTGATCCGGCTTAAGTTCAGGGGATAGACCAGGGGGGCCTCCTCGATCGTGCGCACCATGCCGCGCGGGCCCCGCAACAGGACGTCGACCGAGCCGAGCATGCCCCCCTTGATGAACAACCCGTCGGGCATGCCGGTCATCTCCACCCGCATGGGCACCCAACTGTCCACCTTTTCCCGGCCCGTGACCAGATACCAGCAAAAAACCGCCAAAACGAAGGCCAGAAGGAGTTGCTGCCAGTTGGACCTCATATCCGCCGTCCCCACACGTCCCACAGCTTGTCCCTCAGCGCGGCCTCGTCCGGGCAGGAGACGATCTCGCCGTTCTCGGCCCACGACACCACGCCGCGCTCCTCGGAGACCACCACGGCCAGGCAGTCGGATTCCTCGGTGATGCCAAGCGCGGCCCGGTGCCTGGTGCCGTAGACCGAGTCGAGCCCGGAGATGGCGGCCAGGGGCAGGATGCATCCGGCCGCGGCCACCCGGTCCCGGCTTATGACCACCGCGCCGTCGTGCAGGGGCGTTCCGGTATGAAAGATGGTGATCAGAAGCTCCTTGGTCACCTTGGCCGAGATCTCCACCCCGCGCTGGACCACGTCGCCCAGGGGGATGTCGCGCTCGATGACCACCAGCGCCCCGGTCTTGGCCTTGGCCATGCGAAAGACCGCCAAAACCACCTCCCGGACCATGCCTTCGACCTCATCGGAACGCCGGACCCGCCGCCAGAACAGGCCCGTGCCCATGTTGGACAGGGCCCGGCGGATGTCGGTCTGAAACAGGATGATGACCACCAGAAAGACCGACCCCAGAAAGTTGGTCAAAAGCCAGTGCAGGGTGTTCAGGCCGAATTCGCCCGAGACGTAGTAGATGATGATGATCAGCAAAAAGCCGTGCATGATGGACACGGCCCGGGTGCCTTTGACCAGCAACAGGCCCCGGTAGAAGATAAAGGTCACGATGGCCACGTCCACAAGCTCGCGCCACGTGACATGCAGGCTCTCGAACCATTGGACCGGGTTCACGGCGCGTCCTCCCCGGTCTCCCTGTCCCCCGCCGCGTCCCTTGTCGCCTCGGGCGGGAAAAACTCCCGGGCCAGCCGCAGTCCAAGGCGGGCCGCGCCCACGTCGTGGACCCGGTGGATGTGCGCCCCCCTGGCCCCGGCCAGGGCCGTGGCGGCCAGGGTGGCCGGGCCGCGCTCCCCGGGAGCCAGGCCGAAAAGGCCCTGAAAAAGGGCCTTGTTGGACAGTCCCAGATAGACGGGCCGCCCGAATTCCGCGAACCTGGGCAGGGCGCGCAAGAGCGCCAGATTGTGCTCCAGGAGCTTGCCGAAGCCGATGCCCGGGTCCAGGACCACGTGTTCCTCGGGCAGACCGGCGGCCACCAGCCGGGAAAGCCCCCGCTCGAAAAAGGCCAGCACGTCCTCGACCACGTCGTCGTAGGCCGGGGCGCGCTGCATGGTTTTGGGCCGGCCCAGGCTGTGCATGAGCACGTAGCCGGGACGGTACTGGACCAGAACGTCCAGAAGGCCGGGGTCCCAGGCGCAGGCCGAGACGTCGTTGACGATGGCCGCCCCGGCGTCGAGGCAGGCGGCGGCGCAGGCGGCCTTGCAGGTGTCCACGGCCACCACCGGGGGAAAGACGGACGCCCCGTTTGGATCGCCCGCGGGGTCGCGCCCGGCGGCCAAGACCGGGTCCGCGAAGGCCCGGACCAGTTCCCGGACCACGGGCAGCACCCGGCGCAACTCCTCGACAAAGGATACGGGGTCGCTCCCGGGGCGTGTGGACTCGCCGCCCACGTCCACCAGGTCCGCGCCGTCCCGGGCAAGCCCGAGGCCATGGGCCACGGCGGCGTCCGGGGTGTCGTGGCGACCGCCGTCGTAGAAGGAATCGGGGGTGACGTTGACGATCCCGGCCACCAGGAAGGGATCGGGAACCAGGTCCCGGTCGCCGATGCGCCAGACCGGACCCGAGGCCCTGGGCCGGGGACCGGGGCGCCCGGCGAAATCGCGCGTCGGGAGATCCGCGCCCGGCCCGAGGCCCGTGGAGGTGGCCTGGATCACGGCCGCCTCACGCGGGGTTGCCCGGTTTTCCGGAATCGGCGGGGGGCGGGGCGTCGTCCCCCGGCTCAAGGGAGAACTCGTCGGAGCCGGATGCGGCCGGAGCCGAAGGCGCCGAGGTCGCGCTCCCGCCGCCGGTCCCTTGCGGGGCGGACGGCGCGGCCTGGGTCGCGGTCGGCGCGGCCGCCGGCCCCCCCGCCCCGGAGCCCGAAGGGGCGGGCGAAGCGCCGGTACCGGCCTTGGGGGGAGGAGTGTCCTGGGGCGGCAGGGGTTCGCCGCGCATGAGCAGGTCGATGTCCGCGCCGGAGATGGTCTCGCGTTCGAGCAGGGCGGCCGCGATGGCATGCAGCATGTCCATGTTCTCGGTCAGGATGGTCTCGGCCCGGCGGTAGGCGTCCTCCACGATATTGCGCACCTCGGCATCGATGCGCCGGGAGGTCTCGTCGCTGAAATTCTTGTGGTGCAGAAGCTCCTTGCCCAAAAAGATCTCGTCCTCTCGCTCGCCATAGGACAGTGGGCCAAGGGCCTTGCTCATGCCCCACTTGCAGACCATCTTGTGGGCCATGTTGGTGGCCCGTTCGATGTCGTTGCCAGCCCCGGTGGTGACCTGGTCGAGCACCAGCTCCTCGGCCACCCGGCCGCCCATGAGCACGCACAGGGTCTTGTCCAGATACTGCTTGGAATAGTTGTGGCGGTCGTCCGTGGGCAACTGCTGGGTGATGCCCAGGGCCATGCCCCGGGGGATGATGGACACCTTGTGGATGGGGTCGGTGCCCGGCAGGACCCGGGCCACCAGGGCGTGCCCGGCCTCGTGATAGGCCGTGGTCCGCTTCTCCTCGTCGGAGAGGATCAGGCTTCGGCGCTCCTTGCCCATGAGCACCTTGTCCTTGGCGTGCTCGAAGTCCTCCATGGCCACGTGGTTCTTGTCCATCTTGGCGGCCTGCAGCGCGGCCTCGTTGACCAGGTTCTCCAGGTCCGCGCCGGAAAACCCCGGGGTCCCCCGGGCCAGGACCTCCAGGTCCACGCCCGGATCCAGGGGGGATTTGCGGGTGTGCACCTCGAGAATGCGCTTTCTGCCCCGCACGTCCGGGGTGGGCACGACCACCTGGCGGTCGAAGCGGCCCGGGCGCAGAAGGGCCGGGTCCAGGACGTCGGGCCGGTTGGTGGCGGCGATGAGGATGACCCCCTCGTTGGACTCGAAGCCGTCCATCTCCACCAGAAGCTGGTTCAGGGTCTGCTCGCGCTCGTCGTGGCCGCCGCCAAGGCCCGCGCCGCGCTGCCGGCCCACGGCGTCGATCTCGTCGATGAAGATGAGACAGGGGGCGCTTTTTTTGCCCTGCACGAAGAGGTCGCGGACCCTGGCCGCGCCCACGCCCACGAACATCTCCACGAAGTCCGAGCCGGAAATGGAGAAAAACGGCACCCCGGCCTCGCCGGCCACGGCCCGGGCCAGCAGGGTCTTGCCGGTGCCGGGCGAGCCCACGAGCAAAACGCCCTTGGGGATGCGCCCGCCCAGGCGGGTGAATTTTTTGGGATCGGACAAAAACTGGACCACCTCGGAGAGTTCCTCCTTGGCCTCGTCCACCCCGGCCACGTCCTCGAAGGTGACCTTGGTCTGCTCCTGGGAGATCATCCGCGCCCGGGAGCGGCCGAAGGACATGGCCCGGCCGCTGCCGTTTTGCATCTGGCGCATGAAAAAGATCCACACGCCGACCAAAAGCAGCATGGGAAACCAGGAGACCAGAAGGGTCATGTACCAGGGCGACTCCTCCTCGGGCTCGGCCATGATCTGCACCTTGTTCTGCATGAGCATGCCGACCATGTTCGGGTCCTCGGGGGTGTAGGTCATGAACTTGGCCCCGTCGGAGGTGACGCCGCTTATTTTGCTGCCCTGGATCTTGACCGAGACCACCTCCCCGGCGGTCGCCTTCTGGACGAACTCGGAATAGGAGAGCTTGGCGCTCGGGGTCTGGGGCTGGTTGAAGAGGTTGAAAAGGACGACCATGACCAGGGAGATGGCCGCCCAAAGCATGATGTTTTTAGCGAAACTATTCAAACCGCGATCCTCCAGGGGATTTTATGCTCCGGGGTTGGTTCCGCGCCGTTTATAGCGTGAAGAGCATTTATCAGCATAGCATGGGGCATATCCCTCTGTCCACGCGCAAAAGT
Proteins encoded:
- the ftsH gene encoding ATP-dependent zinc metalloprotease FtsH, producing MNSFAKNIMLWAAISLVMVVLFNLFNQPQTPSAKLSYSEFVQKATAGEVVSVKIQGSKISGVTSDGAKFMTYTPEDPNMVGMLMQNKVQIMAEPEEESPWYMTLLVSWFPMLLLVGVWIFFMRQMQNGSGRAMSFGRSRARMISQEQTKVTFEDVAGVDEAKEELSEVVQFLSDPKKFTRLGGRIPKGVLLVGSPGTGKTLLARAVAGEAGVPFFSISGSDFVEMFVGVGAARVRDLFVQGKKSAPCLIFIDEIDAVGRQRGAGLGGGHDEREQTLNQLLVEMDGFESNEGVILIAATNRPDVLDPALLRPGRFDRQVVVPTPDVRGRKRILEVHTRKSPLDPGVDLEVLARGTPGFSGADLENLVNEAALQAAKMDKNHVAMEDFEHAKDKVLMGKERRSLILSDEEKRTTAYHEAGHALVARVLPGTDPIHKVSIIPRGMALGITQQLPTDDRHNYSKQYLDKTLCVLMGGRVAEELVLDQVTTGAGNDIERATNMAHKMVCKWGMSKALGPLSYGEREDEIFLGKELLHHKNFSDETSRRIDAEVRNIVEDAYRRAETILTENMDMLHAIAAALLERETISGADIDLLMRGEPLPPQDTPPPKAGTGASPAPSGSGAGGPAAAPTATQAAPSAPQGTGGGSATSAPSAPAASGSDEFSLEPGDDAPPPADSGKPGNPA
- the folP gene encoding dihydropteroate synthase, whose translation is MGDRDLVPDPFLVAGIVNVTPDSFYDGGRHDTPDAAVAHGLGLARDGADLVDVGGESTRPGSDPVSFVEELRRVLPVVRELVRAFADPVLAAGRDPAGDPNGASVFPPVVAVDTCKAACAAACLDAGAAIVNDVSACAWDPGLLDVLVQYRPGYVLMHSLGRPKTMQRAPAYDDVVEDVLAFFERGLSRLVAAGLPEEHVVLDPGIGFGKLLEHNLALLRALPRFAEFGRPVYLGLSNKALFQGLFGLAPGERGPATLAATALAGARGAHIHRVHDVGAARLGLRLAREFFPPEATRDAAGDRETGEDAP
- a CDS encoding ethanolamine ammonia-lyase subunit EutB, which translates into the protein MYARTLGGVGYRFPDLARLLAKATPLRSGDVLAGLAAESEAERVAARFVLADTPLDVFLESPLIPPEVDEVSRLILETHDRVAFSPVSGLSVGQFRDWLLSEAADAASLAALAPGLTPEMVAAVSKIMRNQDLILVASKIHNVAALRTTIGLPGRMASRLQPNHPTDDPSGILASIIDGLVMGSGDACIGINPATDSPANVVRLLNMLEELRERYAIPTQSCVLTHVTTTLEVMRQGAPVDLVFQSIGGTQAVNASFGVNLSLLAEARDAALSLHRGTVGQNVMYFETGQGSALSADAHHGVDQQTLEARAYGVARAFDPLLVNTVVGFIGPEYLYDGRQIIRAGLEDVFCGKLLGLPMGADACYTNHAEADQDDMDVLLTLLGPAGCAYVIGVPGADDIMLNYQSASFHDVLYLRRVLNLRPAPEFEAWLVAMGLFDDRGLPRAVPPGHSLLELPHDPR
- the cdaA gene encoding diadenylate cyclase CdaA is translated as MNPVQWFESLHVTWRELVDVAIVTFIFYRGLLLVKGTRAVSIMHGFLLIIIIYYVSGEFGLNTLHWLLTNFLGSVFLVVIILFQTDIRRALSNMGTGLFWRRVRRSDEVEGMVREVVLAVFRMAKAKTGALVVIERDIPLGDVVQRGVEISAKVTKELLITIFHTGTPLHDGAVVISRDRVAAAGCILPLAAISGLDSVYGTRHRAALGITEESDCLAVVVSEERGVVSWAENGEIVSCPDEAALRDKLWDVWGRRI
- a CDS encoding YbbR-like domain-containing protein, with amino-acid sequence MRSNWQQLLLAFVLAVFCWYLVTGREKVDSWVPMRVEMTGMPDGLFIKGGMLGSVDVLLRGPRGMVRTIEEAPLVYPLNLSRITPGKNVIGLDPANIPISKVFDVVEVRPSRIELDVERRISRDVPIKPVLGAAVPEGYVLAGTRIRPETARVTGAEKEVNALENIRTDAISFGSAPGAVWEDRVSLDVPEGLEAAPLSAVVTLHFSPRQGEATVRVPVRIFPPERAEATPKTVSLRIKGPVQLLNDKSFEDSVEARIDLKPGLEVGRHEMPYQVKMPQGCELVEARPDRVTVTVK